The Geodermatophilaceae bacterium NBWT11 genome has a segment encoding these proteins:
- a CDS encoding LytR family transcriptional regulator — protein sequence MSTPVPPLPGTARAGAPVPPIPGRDVPIVQRPPTRAERRAAMSPLRRRLVRAVVVLAVLLGLVGSYYVGLYFYVDRSVQRVAALATDAPEVLAPQLQAGAQTYLVVGTDLPGQTGPASVTTLIAHVPAEGGRAVLVTVPPTALVDTPECRTAEGGRREPTSESFADALLDGGPSCLVRAVQQLSGLRVDHYLGVDLGGLPGMVDAVGGISVCLAAPLPAGSAAVTLDAGTSELDGDQVAGVLRPGSSGSDVTGTEVAEREQLLLTSTLREALSPGSLVDPIGTTSFLTRAADAFTVDDGTTLGDVRALASTLREVSGDAVERTTLPVERVGYVPTGGTAAHVLLDGDATRSLFDAVIRTGALPAPTEPATAEAAPVAAPATVSVAPADVTVDVLDATGTRGDDGATGEVATSTASALAAQGFRTGTVGTESGAVSQTLVRFGPDAAAQASTVAAAVPGSVLQPSDAVGGAVQLVVASPDVAVQPVTVGAALPESAVPTATPTPEATATCG from the coding sequence ATGTCCACCCCGGTGCCGCCGCTGCCCGGCACCGCCCGGGCCGGGGCACCCGTCCCGCCGATCCCGGGCCGGGACGTGCCGATCGTCCAGCGGCCGCCGACCCGTGCGGAGCGCCGGGCCGCGATGAGCCCGCTGCGGCGCCGCCTGGTGCGCGCCGTCGTCGTCCTCGCGGTGCTGCTCGGGTTGGTCGGCAGCTACTACGTGGGGCTGTACTTCTACGTCGACCGGTCGGTGCAGCGGGTCGCGGCGCTGGCCACCGACGCCCCCGAGGTGCTCGCGCCCCAGCTGCAGGCCGGCGCGCAGACCTACCTCGTCGTCGGCACCGACCTGCCGGGGCAGACCGGGCCGGCGTCGGTGACCACGCTCATCGCGCACGTGCCCGCCGAGGGCGGTCGTGCCGTGCTGGTCACCGTCCCGCCGACCGCCCTGGTGGACACCCCCGAGTGCCGCACGGCCGAGGGTGGCCGGCGGGAGCCCACCTCGGAGTCCTTCGCCGACGCGCTGCTCGACGGTGGACCCTCGTGCCTGGTCCGCGCGGTCCAGCAGCTGTCCGGCCTGCGGGTGGACCACTACCTGGGGGTCGACCTCGGGGGGCTGCCCGGGATGGTCGACGCCGTCGGGGGCATCTCGGTCTGCCTCGCGGCGCCCCTGCCGGCCGGCAGCGCCGCGGTGACCCTGGACGCGGGCACCAGCGAGCTCGACGGCGATCAGGTCGCCGGGGTGCTGCGCCCGGGCAGCAGCGGCTCCGACGTCACCGGCACCGAGGTGGCCGAACGCGAGCAGCTGCTGCTGACCTCCACCCTGCGCGAGGCGCTGAGCCCCGGGTCGCTCGTCGACCCGATCGGGACGACGTCCTTCCTCACCCGGGCCGCCGATGCGTTCACCGTCGACGACGGCACGACGCTGGGCGACGTCCGGGCGCTGGCCTCGACGCTGCGGGAGGTGTCCGGGGACGCCGTGGAGCGCACCACGCTGCCGGTCGAGCGGGTCGGCTACGTGCCCACCGGCGGCACCGCCGCGCACGTGCTGCTCGACGGCGACGCCACCCGGAGCCTGTTCGACGCGGTCATCCGCACCGGCGCGCTGCCCGCCCCGACCGAGCCGGCCACCGCCGAGGCGGCCCCGGTGGCGGCTCCGGCCACGGTCTCGGTGGCCCCCGCCGACGTCACCGTCGACGTCCTGGACGCCACCGGCACCCGTGGGGACGACGGCGCGACCGGGGAGGTGGCCACCTCGACGGCGTCCGCGCTGGCCGCGCAGGGCTTCCGCACCGGCACCGTGGGCACCGAGTCCGGGGCGGTGTCCCAGACGCTGGTGCGCTTCGGACCCGACGCGGCGGCGCAGGCCAGCACGGTGGCCGCCGCCGTCCCCGGCTCGGTCCTGCAGCCCAGCGACGCGGTCGGCGGAGCGGTGCAGCTGGTGGTCGCCAGCCCCGACGTCGCCGTCCAGCCGGTCACCGTGGGCGCCGCGCTCCCGGAGAGCGCCGTCCCCACCGCGACCCCCACCCCCGAAGCCACCGCCACCTGCGGCTGA
- a CDS encoding response regulator transcription factor → MRLVLMTSARQATTEVLPALGLLAHQVRVVAPELSSLLDGDAGDVVLVDARHDLVSARTLCALLSSTGVAASVVAVLSEGGLVALSADWGVDDVVLDTAGPAEVDARLKWASARRLAASTPTAADDGGVTKAGELVIDEHSYSAKLRGRPLDLTYKEFELLKYLAQHPGRVFSRAQLLQEIWGYDYFGGTRTVDVHVRRLRAKLGTEHEQLIGTVRNVGYKLDQQVADATAAANIAAETTDSGAPLR, encoded by the coding sequence ATGCGGCTCGTGCTCATGACATCCGCCCGTCAGGCGACGACCGAGGTGCTCCCCGCCCTGGGTCTGCTGGCCCACCAGGTCCGCGTGGTCGCCCCGGAGCTGTCCAGCCTGCTCGACGGGGACGCCGGCGACGTCGTCCTGGTCGACGCCCGGCACGACCTGGTCTCGGCCCGCACGCTGTGCGCGCTGCTGTCCTCGACCGGCGTCGCGGCCTCGGTGGTCGCCGTGCTCAGCGAGGGCGGCCTGGTCGCGCTGTCGGCCGACTGGGGGGTCGACGACGTCGTCCTGGACACCGCCGGCCCGGCCGAGGTCGACGCCCGGCTCAAGTGGGCCTCGGCCCGCCGGCTGGCCGCCTCCACCCCGACCGCCGCCGACGACGGCGGGGTCACCAAGGCCGGTGAGCTCGTCATCGACGAGCACAGTTACTCCGCCAAGCTCCGCGGCCGCCCGCTGGACCTCACGTACAAGGAGTTCGAGCTCCTCAAGTACCTGGCCCAGCACCCGGGCCGGGTCTTCTCCCGCGCCCAGCTCCTCCAGGAGATCTGGGGCTACGACTACTTCGGGGGCACCCGCACCGTCGACGTCCACGTGCGTCGGCTGCGCGCCAAGCTCGGCACCGAGCACGAGCAGCTGATCGGCACCGTGCGCAACGTCGGCTACAAGCTCGACCAGCAGGTCGCCGATGCGACCGCGGCGGCCAACATCGCGGCCGAGACCACCGACAGCGGCGCCCCGCTGCGCTGA
- the mshD gene encoding mycothiol synthase, producing MRPRRPTSRPRPPTAAPRCADRQTLTPTPHPTVTDVDRLPAGDVADVLALLAAATAADRVRPVSEEAELRLQHGGPAGGHDVLARDDVGALVGYARLETEGEEAEAELVVAPAARRTGVGGLLLTRLEALAAESPLRVWAHGELPGSTELATGRGYARARTLLQMRRPLDTVDPEPRPELPADVVVRAFRPGQDEDAWLHVNARAFVHHPEQGGMTAQDVALREDEAWFDPAGFLLAWRVAPDGTETLLGSHWTKTHPAGEVGDEAVGEVYVLGVDPDAQGLRLGRALTDLGLAHLRGRGLAEVLLYVEEDNTPAVSLYEKTGFTRFAVDVSWRRDPAPS from the coding sequence ATGCGACCGCGGCGGCCAACATCGCGGCCGAGACCACCGACAGCGGCGCCCCGCTGCGCTGATCGGCAGACCCTGACCCCCACCCCGCACCCGACCGTCACCGACGTCGACCGGCTCCCCGCCGGCGACGTCGCGGACGTGCTCGCCCTGCTCGCCGCGGCCACGGCCGCCGACCGGGTGCGTCCGGTGTCGGAGGAGGCCGAGCTCCGGCTGCAGCACGGCGGTCCCGCGGGCGGCCACGACGTGCTCGCCCGGGACGACGTCGGGGCCCTGGTGGGCTACGCCCGGCTGGAGACCGAGGGCGAGGAGGCCGAGGCCGAACTCGTCGTCGCCCCCGCCGCCCGGCGCACCGGGGTGGGCGGCCTGCTGCTCACCCGGCTCGAGGCGCTCGCCGCCGAGAGCCCGCTGCGGGTGTGGGCGCACGGGGAGCTGCCCGGCTCCACCGAGCTGGCCACCGGCCGCGGGTACGCCCGGGCCCGCACGCTGCTGCAGATGCGCCGCCCGCTGGACACCGTGGACCCCGAGCCGCGCCCGGAGCTGCCCGCCGACGTGGTGGTGCGCGCCTTCCGCCCGGGCCAGGACGAGGACGCCTGGCTGCACGTCAACGCCCGCGCCTTCGTCCACCACCCCGAGCAGGGCGGGATGACCGCGCAGGACGTCGCCCTGCGCGAGGACGAGGCGTGGTTCGACCCGGCCGGGTTCCTGCTCGCCTGGCGGGTGGCCCCCGACGGCACGGAGACCCTGCTGGGCTCGCACTGGACCAAGACCCACCCGGCCGGCGAGGTCGGCGACGAGGCGGTCGGCGAGGTCTACGTGCTCGGCGTGGACCCCGACGCCCAGGGCCTGCGGCTGGGCCGGGCGCTGACCGACCTGGGCCTGGCGCACCTGCGCGGCCGCGGCCTGGCCGAGGTGCTGCTGTACGTGGAGGAGGACAACACCCCGGCGGTGTCCCTCTACGAGAAGACCGGGTTCACCCGGTTCGCCGTGGACGTCTCCTGGCGGCGGGACCCCGCTCCCTCCTGA
- a CDS encoding alpha/beta fold hydrolase yields MADVGPAVPTSSDVRAVTVRTADGVDLRGIVVPAALPRPLGGDERPLTFVLAHGFTNSTARAPFRRLAHVLAAFGEVRGLDFRGHGRSGGATGVGGDDEVLDVDAAVRAARADGAGTVVTVGLSMGAGVALRQAAVGEHRPDAVVGVSAVSRWYVRDTVPMRRVNGMLETGLGRRLGPRVTGIRLGAPWAELPAAPVQLVSLIAPTPLLLVHGDRDHYFPLEHVRALARAAGPGTTVWEVPGMGHAESGMTVPLAERIGRWARETVGRVGLCDDAPVPSDPSHP; encoded by the coding sequence ATAGCCGACGTGGGCCCTGCCGTACCGACCTCGAGCGACGTCCGTGCGGTGACGGTGCGCACGGCCGACGGGGTGGACCTGCGCGGGATCGTCGTCCCCGCCGCCCTGCCGCGGCCCCTGGGTGGTGACGAGCGGCCGCTCACGTTCGTGCTGGCCCACGGGTTCACCAACTCCACCGCCCGCGCCCCGTTCCGCCGCCTGGCCCACGTGCTCGCGGCCTTCGGCGAGGTGCGCGGCCTGGACTTCCGCGGCCACGGCCGGTCCGGGGGTGCCACCGGCGTCGGCGGGGACGACGAGGTGCTCGACGTCGACGCCGCCGTGCGGGCGGCCCGGGCCGACGGCGCCGGGACCGTGGTGACCGTGGGCCTGTCCATGGGCGCGGGTGTGGCACTGCGCCAGGCCGCGGTCGGGGAGCACCGGCCCGACGCCGTCGTGGGGGTGAGCGCGGTCAGCCGCTGGTACGTCCGGGACACCGTCCCGATGCGCCGGGTGAACGGGATGCTGGAGACCGGGCTGGGCCGGCGGCTGGGCCCCCGGGTGACCGGCATCCGGCTCGGGGCGCCCTGGGCCGAGCTGCCCGCTGCCCCGGTCCAGCTGGTCAGCCTGATCGCGCCCACCCCGCTGCTGCTGGTGCACGGCGACCGCGATCACTACTTCCCCCTGGAGCACGTGCGGGCGCTGGCGCGGGCGGCCGGGCCGGGGACGACGGTGTGGGAGGTGCCCGGGATGGGGCACGCCGAGTCCGGGATGACGGTGCCGCTGGCCGAGCGGATCGGCCGTTGGGCGCGGGAGACCGTGGGCCGCGTCGGGCTCTGCGACGATGCGCCGGTGCCCAGCGACCCGAGCCACCCGTGA
- a CDS encoding phosphate ABC transporter ATP-binding protein: MAKRIEVSDLDIFYGNFKAVEGVNVSIEPRSVTALIGPSGCGKSTFLRSLNRMHEVIPGARVEGKVVMDGQNLYDPDTDPVAVRRQIGMVFQRPNPFPTMSIYDNVVAGVRLNGGRMKKSDTDAIVERSLQSANLWNEVKDRLDRPGAGLSGGQQQRLCIARAIAVEPQVLLMDEPCSALDPISTLAIEDLMTELKDRFTIVIVTHNMQQAARVSEQTGFFNLNGVGQPGRLIEFNPTEKIFSNPDVKATEDYISGRFG, from the coding sequence ATGGCCAAGCGCATCGAGGTCTCCGACCTCGACATCTTCTACGGCAACTTCAAGGCCGTGGAGGGGGTCAACGTCTCGATCGAACCGCGCAGCGTCACCGCGCTGATCGGTCCCTCGGGGTGTGGCAAGTCGACCTTCCTGCGGTCGCTCAACCGGATGCACGAGGTCATCCCGGGCGCCCGCGTCGAGGGCAAGGTCGTCATGGACGGCCAGAACCTCTACGACCCGGACACCGACCCGGTCGCCGTCCGCCGGCAGATCGGCATGGTCTTCCAGCGCCCGAACCCGTTCCCCACGATGTCGATCTACGACAACGTGGTCGCCGGGGTGCGGCTCAACGGCGGCCGGATGAAGAAGTCCGACACCGACGCCATCGTCGAGCGCTCCCTGCAGAGCGCGAACCTGTGGAACGAGGTCAAGGACCGCCTCGACCGCCCCGGCGCCGGCCTGTCCGGTGGCCAGCAGCAGCGGCTCTGCATCGCCCGCGCGATCGCCGTCGAGCCCCAGGTGCTGCTCATGGACGAGCCCTGCTCGGCCCTGGACCCGATCTCCACGCTGGCCATCGAGGACCTGATGACCGAGCTCAAGGACCGGTTCACCATCGTCATCGTCACCCACAACATGCAGCAGGCCGCCCGCGTGAGCGAGCAGACCGGCTTCTTCAACCTCAACGGCGTGGGTCAGCCGGGTCGGCTCATCGAGTTCAACCCGACCGAGAAGATCTTCAGCAACCCCGACGTCAAGGCCACCGAGGACTACATCTCCGGCCGCTTCGGCTGA
- the pstA gene encoding phosphate ABC transporter permease PstA encodes MSTQTPTAPSRPESTPEFDLAAESGNRLTRFAGWGLFVLGALLAAAPTALLGWSTGLFVVLAVVLGTLVTWGVSRAVEGRRKSTDRLVTCLVSSAFAIAMVPLFSLVYTVVSNGVGRLDAEFFTSSMVGVVGEGGGAYHAIMGTLIVTALATLISVPIGVMAAIYLVEYGNRGKLSKWITFLVDVMTGIPSIVAGLFAYALFALLFGPGVRLGVAGAVALSVLMIPVVVRSVEEVLKLVPNELREAAYALGVPKWRTIIKVVLPTAAAGLGTGITLAIARVVGETAPLLITVGITTALNFNPFDGRMATLPVYAYYQLTQPGVPPEFGISRAWTAALLLIILVMALNLIARLISRVFAPKTNR; translated from the coding sequence ATGAGCACCCAGACCCCCACCGCCCCCAGCCGCCCCGAGTCCACCCCCGAGTTCGACCTCGCCGCCGAGTCCGGCAACCGGCTCACCCGGTTCGCCGGCTGGGGCCTGTTCGTCCTCGGCGCCCTGCTCGCCGCCGCCCCGACCGCCCTGCTGGGCTGGTCCACCGGCCTGTTCGTCGTCCTCGCCGTGGTGCTGGGCACCCTGGTCACCTGGGGCGTCTCGCGCGCCGTCGAGGGCCGCCGCAAGTCCACCGACCGGCTGGTGACCTGCCTGGTCAGCTCCGCCTTCGCGATCGCCATGGTCCCGCTGTTCTCGCTGGTCTACACCGTGGTGAGCAACGGCGTGGGCCGGCTGGACGCCGAGTTCTTCACCAGCTCGATGGTCGGTGTCGTCGGCGAGGGCGGTGGTGCCTACCACGCGATCATGGGCACGCTGATCGTCACCGCACTCGCCACCCTGATCTCGGTGCCGATCGGCGTGATGGCCGCGATCTACCTGGTCGAGTACGGCAACCGCGGCAAGCTGTCGAAGTGGATCACCTTCCTGGTCGACGTGATGACCGGCATCCCCTCGATCGTCGCCGGCCTGTTCGCCTACGCCCTCTTCGCGCTGCTCTTCGGCCCGGGCGTGCGGCTGGGCGTCGCCGGTGCGGTCGCCCTGTCGGTGCTGATGATCCCGGTCGTCGTCCGCTCGGTGGAGGAGGTCCTCAAGCTCGTCCCCAACGAGCTGCGGGAGGCCGCCTACGCCCTGGGCGTGCCCAAGTGGCGCACGATCATCAAGGTCGTGCTGCCCACCGCGGCCGCGGGCCTGGGCACCGGCATCACCCTGGCGATCGCCCGCGTGGTCGGCGAGACCGCCCCGCTGCTGATCACCGTGGGCATCACGACCGCGCTGAACTTCAACCCGTTCGACGGCCGGATGGCGACGCTGCCGGTCTACGCCTACTACCAGCTGACCCAGCCGGGTGTGCCGCCGGAGTTCGGCATCAGCCGGGCCTGGACGGCAGCCCTCCTGCTGATCATCCTGGTCATGGCGCTCAACCTCATCGCCCGCCTGATCAGCCGGGTGTTCGCACCCAAGACCAACCGCTGA
- a CDS encoding DUF2993 domain-containing protein, with the protein MKGLLITVLVLLGLLVAADRVGVVVAEDQVAAQVARQGQLAGEPDVDITGFPFLTQAVEGRYSDVRLGLTAADLGLPEGGSAEVSLQGVQVPLSDVVGGEVSAIPVERVDGRASLTYALVASQIDGDVELTREGDGVRVTRTVEVLGQSIRLTAAGTVALDGQDLVIDVQQASGAGIDVPDFLVDAAQDLLDFRYTIPTLPFGLQLTGLETTDTGVDVTVEATDVVLQ; encoded by the coding sequence GTGAAGGGCCTGCTGATCACCGTCCTCGTCCTGCTCGGCCTGCTCGTGGCCGCCGACCGGGTCGGGGTGGTCGTCGCCGAGGACCAGGTGGCCGCCCAGGTCGCCCGGCAGGGCCAGCTGGCCGGCGAGCCCGACGTCGACATCACCGGGTTCCCGTTCCTCACCCAGGCCGTCGAGGGCCGGTACTCCGACGTCCGGCTGGGGTTGACCGCGGCCGACCTGGGCCTGCCCGAGGGCGGCAGCGCCGAGGTGTCCCTCCAGGGCGTCCAGGTGCCGCTGTCCGACGTGGTCGGCGGCGAGGTGTCGGCCATCCCGGTCGAACGGGTCGACGGGCGCGCGTCCCTGACCTACGCCCTGGTCGCCTCCCAGATCGACGGGGACGTCGAGCTGACCCGCGAGGGCGACGGTGTGCGGGTGACCCGCACCGTCGAGGTGCTCGGCCAGTCGATCCGGCTCACCGCGGCCGGGACGGTCGCCCTCGACGGGCAGGACCTCGTCATCGACGTGCAGCAGGCGTCCGGGGCCGGCATCGACGTCCCGGACTTCCTGGTCGACGCCGCCCAGGACCTGCTCGACTTCCGCTACACGATCCCCACGCTGCCCTTCGGCCTGCAGCTCACCGGGCTGGAGACCACCGACACCGGCGTCGACGTCACCGTCGAGGCCACCGACGTCGTCCTGCAGTGA
- the pstC gene encoding phosphate ABC transporter permease subunit PstC yields the protein MTTTETPPLPTTGPRQVGDSVFAGTARAAGILILVVLAGVALFLVTEATPAITAAPEDVPGGEGLAAYIGPLIFGTLLAAVIALVVATPLAVGIALFITYFAPRKLAQTLGYVVDLLAAIPSVVFGFWGIFALAPALVPLFGWLEEHLGFIPLFAGPASSTGRTMLTAGLVLAVMILPIISAISREVFRQAPTLHQEAALALGATRWEMIKMAVLPYGRSGVIGGAMLGLGRALGETLAIALVLSVSGGITFNLISSSNPSTIAANIALNFPESTGLDVNALIASGLALFVITLAVNMAARYVVNRRADFTE from the coding sequence GTGACCACCACCGAGACCCCACCCCTCCCCACGACCGGCCCCCGCCAGGTCGGTGACTCCGTCTTCGCCGGCACCGCCCGCGCCGCCGGCATCCTGATCCTGGTCGTCCTGGCCGGGGTCGCCCTCTTCCTGGTCACCGAGGCCACCCCGGCGATCACCGCGGCCCCCGAGGACGTCCCGGGCGGCGAGGGGCTCGCCGCCTACATCGGCCCGCTGATCTTCGGCACGCTGCTCGCGGCGGTCATCGCGCTGGTCGTGGCCACCCCGCTCGCGGTCGGCATCGCCCTGTTCATCACGTACTTCGCCCCGCGCAAGCTGGCCCAGACGCTGGGCTACGTGGTCGACCTGCTCGCCGCCATCCCCAGCGTCGTGTTCGGCTTCTGGGGCATCTTCGCCCTGGCCCCGGCGCTGGTCCCGCTGTTCGGCTGGCTGGAGGAGCACCTCGGCTTCATCCCGCTGTTCGCCGGGCCCGCCTCGAGCACCGGTCGCACGATGCTCACCGCCGGTCTCGTCCTCGCGGTGATGATCCTGCCGATCATCTCGGCCATCTCGCGCGAGGTGTTCCGCCAGGCCCCGACGCTGCACCAGGAGGCCGCCCTGGCCCTGGGCGCCACGCGCTGGGAGATGATCAAGATGGCGGTGCTGCCCTACGGCCGCTCCGGCGTCATCGGCGGCGCGATGCTCGGTCTGGGCCGCGCACTGGGCGAGACCCTCGCGATCGCCCTGGTGCTCTCGGTCTCCGGTGGCATCACCTTCAACCTCATCTCCTCGAGCAACCCCTCGACCATCGCGGCGAACATCGCGCTGAACTTCCCGGAGTCCACCGGGCTCGACGTGAACGCGCTGATCGCCAGCGGTCTGGCCCTGTTCGTCATCACCCTCGCCGTCAACATGGCCGCCCGGTACGTCGTCAACCGGCGCGCCGACTTCACGGAGTGA